The following coding sequences are from one Gadus macrocephalus chromosome 3, ASM3116895v1 window:
- the znf207b gene encoding BUB3-interacting and GLEBS motif-containing protein ZNF207b isoform X1 — MGRKKKKQMKPWCWYCNRDFDDEKILIQHQKAKHFKCHICHKKLYTGPGLAIHCMQVHKETIDGVPNAIPGRIDIELEIYGMEGIPEKDMQERRRTLEQKSQESQKKKQNEDASDEEDDDDEPGPSFQHPPAAQAPASYNPAMGQPAPVMPPAGYQGMPPMMPGVPPMMHGMPPGHMHGMPPGMMQMAGMMPHMMQGMPGMPPGNQFNHSFSRMPPHMAPRPGMPLMGQPPAAGSGMPSRPAVPPAQPAVTKPLFPSAAQAQQSASVSAPSHSAPSTEPPKATFPAYTQPPTSSSSASSSNLSSGGGAKPPVPVTSKPATLTTTSATSKLIHPDEDVSLEERKAQLPRYQRLLTRVGQPHVVGQPHVVGQPHVVGQPVAAAGGMMPPQQGMPPQQPGMRHPMHGQYGAPPQGMPGYLPGGMPPYGQAPPMVPPYQAGPPMGMRPPVMSPAGRY; from the exons AtgggaaggaagaagaagaagcagatgaAGCCATGGTGTTG GTACTGTAATCGTGACTTTGACGACGAAAAGATCCTCATCCAACACCAGAAGGCTAAACATTTCAAGTGCCACATATGTCACAAAAAGCTATACACTGGTCCGGGTTTGGCCATCCACTGCATGCAG GTACACAAAGAGACCATTGATGGTGTACCAAATGCTATACCTGGAAGAATAGACATAGAGCTGGAGATCTATGGCATGGAGGGGATTCCAGAGAAAGACATGCAGGAGAGACGGAGAACGCTGGAACAAAAAtctcaag AAAGCCAGAAAAAAAAGCAGAACGAAGATGCCTcggatgaggaagatgatgatgacgagCCAGGGCCCTCGTTTCAGCACCCGCCAGCTGCTCAGGCCCCCGCTAGCTACAACCCTGCCATGGGCCAGCCTGCCCCGGTCATGCCCCCTGCTGGCTACCAAG GAATGCCTCCAATGATGCCAGGCGTCCCGCCCATGATGCATGGCATGCCCCCTGGCCACATGCATGGGATGCCACCAGG CATGATGCAGATGGCAGGGATGATGCCCCATATGATGCAAGGGATGCCCGGCATGCCCCCAGGTAACCAGTTTAATCACTCCTTTTCAA GGATGCCACCCCACATGGCCCCTAGGCCTGGCATGCCCCTCATGGGTCAGCCGCCTGCAGCGGGTTCAGGCATGCCCAGCCGGCCTGCTGTTCCCCCAGCCCAGCCAGCCGTGACAAagcccctcttccccagcgcaGCACAG GCCCAGCAGAGTGCGTCGGTGTCGGCCCCCTCCCACAGCGCACCCTCCACTGAGCCGCCAAAAGCAACATTCCCTGCATACACCCaaccccctacctcctcctcgtctgctTCTTCCTCTAACCTTTCTAGTGGcggcggggctaagcccccaGTCCCGGTGACCAGTAAGCCCGCCACACTGACCACAACGAGTGCGACCAGTAAGTTGATCCACCCTGATGAGGACGTCTCGCTG GAGGAGCGTAAGGCTCAGTTACCCCGCTACCAGCGCCTGCTGACCAGGGTGGGACAGCCCCACGTGGTGGGTCAGCCCCACGTGGTGGGTCAGCCACATGTGGTGGGTCAGCCCGTGGCCGCAGCGGGCGGCATGATGCCTCCGCAGCAAGGTATGCCACCACAGCAGCCTGGCATGAGACACCCCATGCACG GTCAGTATGGGGCCCCTCCACAGGGCATGCCTGGCTACCTGCCTGGGGGGATGCCCCCTTACGGGCAGGCTCCTCCAATGGTGCCCCCCTACCAGGCCGGGCCCCCCATGGGGATGCGGCCCCCGGTCATGTCCCCCGCGGGCCGCTACTGA
- the znf207b gene encoding BUB3-interacting and GLEBS motif-containing protein ZNF207b isoform X3, whose product MGRKKKKQMKPWCWYCNRDFDDEKILIQHQKAKHFKCHICHKKLYTGPGLAIHCMQVHKETIDGVPNAIPGRIDIELEIYGMEGIPEKDMQERRRTLEQKSQESQKKKQNEDASDEEDDDDEPGPSFQHPPAAQAPASYNPAMGQPAPVMPPAGYQGMPPMMPGVPPMMHGMPPGHMHGMPPGMMQMAGMMPHMMQGMPGMPPGNQFNHSFSRMPPHMAPRPGMPLMGQPPAAGSGMPSRPAVPPAQPAVTKPLFPSAAQAQQSASVSAPSHSAPSTEPPKATFPAYTQPPTSSSSASSSNLSSGGGAKPPVPVTSKPATLTTTSATSKLIHPDEDVSLEERKAQLPRYQRLLTRVGQPHVVGQPHVVGQPHVVGQPVAAAGGMMPPQQGQYGAPPQGMPGYLPGGMPPYGQAPPMVPPYQAGPPMGMRPPVMSPAGRY is encoded by the exons AtgggaaggaagaagaagaagcagatgaAGCCATGGTGTTG GTACTGTAATCGTGACTTTGACGACGAAAAGATCCTCATCCAACACCAGAAGGCTAAACATTTCAAGTGCCACATATGTCACAAAAAGCTATACACTGGTCCGGGTTTGGCCATCCACTGCATGCAG GTACACAAAGAGACCATTGATGGTGTACCAAATGCTATACCTGGAAGAATAGACATAGAGCTGGAGATCTATGGCATGGAGGGGATTCCAGAGAAAGACATGCAGGAGAGACGGAGAACGCTGGAACAAAAAtctcaag AAAGCCAGAAAAAAAAGCAGAACGAAGATGCCTcggatgaggaagatgatgatgacgagCCAGGGCCCTCGTTTCAGCACCCGCCAGCTGCTCAGGCCCCCGCTAGCTACAACCCTGCCATGGGCCAGCCTGCCCCGGTCATGCCCCCTGCTGGCTACCAAG GAATGCCTCCAATGATGCCAGGCGTCCCGCCCATGATGCATGGCATGCCCCCTGGCCACATGCATGGGATGCCACCAGG CATGATGCAGATGGCAGGGATGATGCCCCATATGATGCAAGGGATGCCCGGCATGCCCCCAGGTAACCAGTTTAATCACTCCTTTTCAA GGATGCCACCCCACATGGCCCCTAGGCCTGGCATGCCCCTCATGGGTCAGCCGCCTGCAGCGGGTTCAGGCATGCCCAGCCGGCCTGCTGTTCCCCCAGCCCAGCCAGCCGTGACAAagcccctcttccccagcgcaGCACAG GCCCAGCAGAGTGCGTCGGTGTCGGCCCCCTCCCACAGCGCACCCTCCACTGAGCCGCCAAAAGCAACATTCCCTGCATACACCCaaccccctacctcctcctcgtctgctTCTTCCTCTAACCTTTCTAGTGGcggcggggctaagcccccaGTCCCGGTGACCAGTAAGCCCGCCACACTGACCACAACGAGTGCGACCAGTAAGTTGATCCACCCTGATGAGGACGTCTCGCTG GAGGAGCGTAAGGCTCAGTTACCCCGCTACCAGCGCCTGCTGACCAGGGTGGGACAGCCCCACGTGGTGGGTCAGCCCCACGTGGTGGGTCAGCCACATGTGGTGGGTCAGCCCGTGGCCGCAGCGGGCGGCATGATGCCTCCGCAGCAAG GTCAGTATGGGGCCCCTCCACAGGGCATGCCTGGCTACCTGCCTGGGGGGATGCCCCCTTACGGGCAGGCTCCTCCAATGGTGCCCCCCTACCAGGCCGGGCCCCCCATGGGGATGCGGCCCCCGGTCATGTCCCCCGCGGGCCGCTACTGA
- the znf207b gene encoding BUB3-interacting and GLEBS motif-containing protein ZNF207b isoform X2 → MGRKKKKQMKPWCWYCNRDFDDEKILIQHQKAKHFKCHICHKKLYTGPGLAIHCMQVHKETIDGVPNAIPGRIDIELEIYGMEGIPEKDMQERRRTLEQKSQESQKKKQNEDASDEEDDDDEPGPSFQHPPAAQAPASYNPAMGQPAPVMPPAGYQGMPPMMPGVPPMMHGMPPGHMHGMPPGMMQMAGMMPHMMQGMPGMPPGMPPHMAPRPGMPLMGQPPAAGSGMPSRPAVPPAQPAVTKPLFPSAAQAQQSASVSAPSHSAPSTEPPKATFPAYTQPPTSSSSASSSNLSSGGGAKPPVPVTSKPATLTTTSATSKLIHPDEDVSLEERKAQLPRYQRLLTRVGQPHVVGQPHVVGQPHVVGQPVAAAGGMMPPQQGMPPQQPGMRHPMHGQYGAPPQGMPGYLPGGMPPYGQAPPMVPPYQAGPPMGMRPPVMSPAGRY, encoded by the exons AtgggaaggaagaagaagaagcagatgaAGCCATGGTGTTG GTACTGTAATCGTGACTTTGACGACGAAAAGATCCTCATCCAACACCAGAAGGCTAAACATTTCAAGTGCCACATATGTCACAAAAAGCTATACACTGGTCCGGGTTTGGCCATCCACTGCATGCAG GTACACAAAGAGACCATTGATGGTGTACCAAATGCTATACCTGGAAGAATAGACATAGAGCTGGAGATCTATGGCATGGAGGGGATTCCAGAGAAAGACATGCAGGAGAGACGGAGAACGCTGGAACAAAAAtctcaag AAAGCCAGAAAAAAAAGCAGAACGAAGATGCCTcggatgaggaagatgatgatgacgagCCAGGGCCCTCGTTTCAGCACCCGCCAGCTGCTCAGGCCCCCGCTAGCTACAACCCTGCCATGGGCCAGCCTGCCCCGGTCATGCCCCCTGCTGGCTACCAAG GAATGCCTCCAATGATGCCAGGCGTCCCGCCCATGATGCATGGCATGCCCCCTGGCCACATGCATGGGATGCCACCAGG CATGATGCAGATGGCAGGGATGATGCCCCATATGATGCAAGGGATGCCCGGCATGCCCCCAG GGATGCCACCCCACATGGCCCCTAGGCCTGGCATGCCCCTCATGGGTCAGCCGCCTGCAGCGGGTTCAGGCATGCCCAGCCGGCCTGCTGTTCCCCCAGCCCAGCCAGCCGTGACAAagcccctcttccccagcgcaGCACAG GCCCAGCAGAGTGCGTCGGTGTCGGCCCCCTCCCACAGCGCACCCTCCACTGAGCCGCCAAAAGCAACATTCCCTGCATACACCCaaccccctacctcctcctcgtctgctTCTTCCTCTAACCTTTCTAGTGGcggcggggctaagcccccaGTCCCGGTGACCAGTAAGCCCGCCACACTGACCACAACGAGTGCGACCAGTAAGTTGATCCACCCTGATGAGGACGTCTCGCTG GAGGAGCGTAAGGCTCAGTTACCCCGCTACCAGCGCCTGCTGACCAGGGTGGGACAGCCCCACGTGGTGGGTCAGCCCCACGTGGTGGGTCAGCCACATGTGGTGGGTCAGCCCGTGGCCGCAGCGGGCGGCATGATGCCTCCGCAGCAAGGTATGCCACCACAGCAGCCTGGCATGAGACACCCCATGCACG GTCAGTATGGGGCCCCTCCACAGGGCATGCCTGGCTACCTGCCTGGGGGGATGCCCCCTTACGGGCAGGCTCCTCCAATGGTGCCCCCCTACCAGGCCGGGCCCCCCATGGGGATGCGGCCCCCGGTCATGTCCCCCGCGGGCCGCTACTGA